A window of the Acidobacteriota bacterium genome harbors these coding sequences:
- a CDS encoding ABC transporter ATP-binding protein, translating into MKTILESIALTKIFKTGRIEVTAVREVSLKVPEGEFIAIMGPSGCGKSTLLHLLGGLATPTSGRVLVDGEEISSGKDAVRTDIRRRKIGFVFQRFNLLPTLSAQGNLEIAQEIHRNGSRDRQHVDEILNLLGLEKKTHHKPSELSGGEQQRLAIARAVINRPAILLADEPTGNLDTRNSMVVLKMIQELNRALSQTILMITHNPEAAGIANRLIEMRDGRIVSQQQEGEWNAAEDRMSL; encoded by the coding sequence ATGAAGACCATCCTGGAATCAATAGCACTTACCAAGATATTCAAGACCGGCCGGATTGAGGTCACCGCTGTCAGGGAGGTCTCACTCAAGGTGCCGGAGGGAGAATTTATCGCCATCATGGGTCCTTCAGGATGCGGCAAGTCCACATTGCTGCATCTATTGGGCGGGTTGGCCACACCCACCTCCGGCAGGGTCCTGGTGGACGGAGAGGAAATCTCCTCGGGAAAGGACGCCGTTCGCACGGACATCCGCCGTCGCAAGATCGGTTTCGTATTTCAGCGATTCAATCTGCTTCCCACCCTGAGCGCCCAGGGAAACCTGGAAATTGCTCAGGAGATTCATCGGAACGGCAGTCGAGACCGGCAACATGTGGATGAGATCCTGAACCTGCTGGGCCTGGAAAAGAAAACTCACCACAAGCCCTCCGAGCTCTCGGGCGGGGAGCAGCAACGATTGGCCATTGCCCGGGCCGTCATCAACAGACCCGCTATCCTTCTGGCCGATGAACCGACCGGGAACCTGGACACCCGGAACTCGATGGTGGTGCTGAAGATGATTCAGGAACTGAACCGGGCCCTGAGTCAAACCATCCTCATGATCACTCATAATCCGGAGGCCGCCGGCATCGCCAACCGTTTGATCGAGATGAGGGACGGGAGGATCGTTTCTCAGCAGCAGGAAGGCGAATGGAACGCTGCCGAAGATCGCATGTCTCTCTAG
- a CDS encoding ABC transporter permease: MSSQLILSNVVSRPMRSLATALAVGVEVALILLLVGLSTGMIRENSKRMSGVGADIVLQPPNSSLVLAASTGAMSVKIADLVSGIEGVKAVAPVYLQLNTSGGLGLVWGIDQESFNGITQGFIYREGTGFQGPDDVIIDDIYADARELRLGEEITLMNRSFRIAGIVEHGKGSRVFIPIGTMQRLVGTPGQATMMMIKCHDKSDIPGVKAELEGRLKSYPIFDMSSFAAHLEEANRDFGPIKFFTRTVVFIATLIGFFIIFLSMYTATTERTHEIGILKSLGAPQGYISLLFLKEALVLGGLGFVLGLGLTFGGRFFFQLLMPTLQHQLPPEWLLYTGVLALFSASLGALYPALRAARQDPIEALAYE; the protein is encoded by the coding sequence GTGAGCTCCCAACTGATTCTGTCCAACGTCGTCTCCCGCCCGATGCGTTCGCTGGCTACCGCCCTGGCGGTCGGGGTGGAGGTCGCATTGATTCTGCTGCTCGTCGGCTTGTCCACGGGCATGATCCGGGAAAACAGCAAACGCATGTCTGGAGTGGGAGCCGACATCGTCCTGCAACCGCCCAACTCCTCTCTGGTACTGGCTGCCAGCACCGGAGCCATGTCGGTCAAGATTGCCGACCTGGTTTCCGGGATCGAGGGGGTGAAGGCTGTGGCGCCCGTATATCTCCAACTCAACACCAGCGGCGGACTGGGGCTCGTCTGGGGCATTGACCAGGAGAGCTTCAACGGGATCACACAGGGGTTCATCTATCGGGAAGGCACGGGCTTTCAGGGACCCGACGACGTCATTATCGACGACATTTACGCCGATGCAAGGGAGCTCCGGCTGGGGGAGGAAATCACGCTGATGAATCGCTCCTTTCGCATTGCCGGCATTGTCGAGCACGGAAAGGGATCCCGAGTCTTCATTCCCATTGGAACCATGCAGCGACTGGTGGGCACACCCGGACAAGCCACCATGATGATGATCAAGTGTCATGACAAGTCCGATATTCCCGGGGTCAAGGCCGAGCTGGAAGGCCGTTTGAAGTCCTACCCCATATTTGACATGAGCAGCTTCGCCGCCCACCTCGAGGAAGCCAACCGGGACTTTGGACCCATAAAATTTTTCACCCGCACGGTGGTGTTCATTGCCACGCTGATCGGGTTTTTCATTATCTTCCTTTCCATGTACACGGCCACCACCGAACGCACCCACGAGATCGGCATTCTGAAGTCACTGGGAGCCCCCCAGGGCTACATCTCGCTTCTCTTCCTGAAGGAAGCCCTGGTGCTGGGGGGGCTGGGCTTCGTGCTGGGACTGGGTCTGACCTTCGGCGGCCGGTTCTTTTTCCAGTTGTTGATGCCGACCCTCCAACATCAGCTTCCCCCGGAATGGCTCCTTTACACCGGGGTGCTGGCGCTGTTCAGCGCCAGTTTGGGAGCCCTCTATCCGGCCCTGAGGGCTGCCAGGCAGGATCCTATCGAGGCCTTGGCCTATGAGTAG
- a CDS encoding outer membrane lipoprotein-sorting protein, whose amino-acid sequence MSFSRLSLIVLAVASISFSSSGCSPVRRSQTARVPTPQAPLPAMTATRAELIERALQASKSIQTLKLEVSYRLTGRNPETGEVKEWRESDGFILLRKPADIRVRVQVFQVTAIDMVSDGKEFSIDVPRKNTFIRGLNRQVIPPRKDVPVNVRPQHIFDALAVQVLEGADPSLIALEEDQQDGRKFYLLYCHQWSSDGSLALKRKIWFDRLDLNIVRLQAYAPRGRLESEIHYSDFRTVDGHVYPGQVRLERPQEDYRMEIRAQEIQVNPHLPAAAFVLRKSPVRQVVDLTRDPLPETAN is encoded by the coding sequence TTGTCTTTTTCCCGCCTCTCCCTGATCGTCCTCGCCGTCGCCAGCATTTCTTTCTCCTCATCCGGTTGCAGTCCGGTTCGCAGGAGCCAGACGGCCCGGGTTCCTACCCCTCAGGCTCCCCTGCCGGCCATGACGGCCACCAGGGCGGAGTTGATTGAGAGGGCCCTCCAGGCATCGAAATCGATTCAAACCTTGAAACTCGAGGTTTCCTACCGGCTAACCGGCCGCAACCCCGAGACGGGCGAGGTCAAGGAGTGGCGTGAATCCGATGGATTCATTCTCCTGAGAAAGCCTGCCGACATTCGGGTCAGGGTTCAGGTGTTTCAGGTCACGGCCATCGACATGGTGTCGGATGGAAAGGAATTCTCGATCGACGTCCCTCGCAAGAACACCTTCATCCGAGGACTCAACCGACAGGTCATCCCCCCACGCAAGGACGTTCCCGTCAACGTTCGGCCCCAACACATCTTCGACGCACTGGCTGTCCAGGTGCTCGAGGGTGCCGACCCGTCCTTGATTGCCCTGGAGGAAGACCAGCAGGACGGAAGGAAGTTCTACCTTCTGTACTGCCACCAGTGGTCCTCCGACGGAAGTCTGGCCTTGAAAAGAAAGATCTGGTTCGATCGGCTCGACCTCAACATCGTGAGACTGCAAGCATACGCCCCGAGAGGCCGGTTGGAATCCGAGATCCACTACAGCGATTTCCGCACTGTGGACGGACATGTCTATCCGGGACAGGTTCGCCTAGAGAGGCCTCAGGAAGACTACCGGATGGAGATTCGGGCTCAGGAGATCCAGGTCAACCCCCACCTGCCCGCTGCCGCCTTCGTGCTCAGGAAATCACCAGTCCGCCAGGTCGTCGACTTGACCCGCGACCCTCTGCCGGAAACAGCGAACTGA
- a CDS encoding VTT domain-containing protein: MKEVLLKIQGWFLALTEPLGGWGLFLIALVDSSFLSLPEVNDILIITRSIQSPDQMFFFCSMTTIGSVLGCMILYLVGRKGGEALARKKFAPRRLEQIGGWYRRYGILAVIVPSILPPPTPFKIFVLSASIFKVSPAKFLLAITLGRGFRYFLQGYLAVRYGQQALYYMRHHYPTIAWVILALLVSGGLILLLARRFRRAQIS; encoded by the coding sequence GTGAAAGAGGTTTTGCTCAAGATCCAAGGCTGGTTTCTGGCACTGACCGAACCTCTGGGAGGGTGGGGGCTTTTTCTGATCGCCCTGGTCGACTCCTCGTTCCTCTCGCTTCCGGAAGTAAACGACATCCTGATTATCACCCGGTCGATCCAGTCCCCCGACCAGATGTTCTTCTTCTGTTCCATGACCACGATCGGCTCCGTTCTGGGCTGCATGATCCTCTATCTTGTCGGACGCAAGGGCGGCGAGGCCCTGGCTCGCAAGAAATTCGCGCCCCGCCGGCTGGAACAAATTGGCGGCTGGTATCGCCGCTACGGCATTCTGGCCGTGATCGTTCCTTCAATCCTGCCTCCGCCCACGCCCTTCAAGATCTTTGTCCTGAGCGCCAGCATCTTCAAGGTCAGCCCCGCCAAGTTCCTTCTGGCCATCACCCTGGGTCGGGGATTTCGCTATTTTCTGCAAGGATACCTGGCCGTCAGATACGGGCAGCAGGCTCTCTACTACATGAGACATCACTATCCCACCATAGCCTGGGTGATCCTGGCCTTGTTGGTTTCGGGGGGCCTCATTCTTCTGCTGGCTCGCCGGTTTCGACGCGCTCAAATCAGTTGA
- a CDS encoding D-alanine--D-alanine ligase produces the protein MKKITVGLLFGGKSGEHEVSLRSAASILSAIDRAKYDVIPIGITKKGYWRADPGFLEGEFTKILQQGAPVLLPAEPTPSGQLIQVDTPGSQAGRRTSIDVVFPVLHGPFGEDGTIQGLLELANVPYVGAGVLGSAVAMDKDVMKRLFQQGGLPTAPFLAFQWDHWMNRERELEQEVAVKLGYPCFVKPANLGSSIGISKAGGAEELSKALALAGEYDRKVIVEKALDAREIECSVLGNSDPQASLPGEIVPRSGFYDYQAKYLDDSAELVVPAKLRPDQVEEIREMALRSFQVLECRGMARVDFFLEKSTEDIYVNEINTIPGFTSISMYPKLWQASGLPYSELIDRLIQLALERHRRRQSRRIDGD, from the coding sequence ATGAAAAAGATTACCGTGGGTTTGCTGTTCGGCGGCAAGTCCGGAGAACATGAAGTCTCGTTGCGGTCAGCGGCCTCGATTTTGTCGGCCATCGATCGGGCCAAGTACGACGTCATCCCCATTGGAATCACCAAAAAGGGGTACTGGCGCGCCGATCCGGGATTTCTGGAGGGGGAGTTCACCAAGATCCTGCAGCAGGGAGCCCCCGTTCTCCTGCCTGCCGAGCCGACCCCTTCGGGACAGTTGATTCAAGTTGATACTCCCGGCTCCCAGGCAGGCCGGCGGACTTCGATCGACGTGGTTTTTCCGGTGCTACACGGTCCCTTCGGAGAAGACGGCACCATCCAGGGCCTGCTTGAGCTGGCCAATGTCCCCTACGTCGGCGCCGGTGTGCTGGGTTCCGCCGTGGCCATGGACAAGGACGTGATGAAGCGCCTGTTTCAGCAAGGGGGATTGCCTACGGCTCCCTTCCTGGCCTTCCAATGGGACCACTGGATGAATCGGGAGCGGGAGCTGGAACAGGAAGTGGCTGTCAAGCTGGGTTATCCCTGCTTCGTAAAACCGGCCAACCTGGGATCGTCCATCGGGATCAGCAAAGCGGGAGGGGCGGAGGAGCTCTCGAAAGCTCTGGCTCTGGCGGGAGAGTATGACAGGAAGGTCATCGTGGAAAAGGCTCTGGACGCACGCGAGATCGAGTGCTCGGTGCTGGGGAACAGCGATCCGCAAGCATCCCTCCCGGGTGAAATCGTCCCCCGTTCGGGATTCTATGACTACCAGGCCAAATATCTGGACGATAGCGCGGAACTGGTTGTTCCCGCAAAGCTCCGGCCGGACCAGGTGGAAGAGATCCGGGAAATGGCGCTGAGGTCCTTCCAGGTGCTCGAGTGCCGGGGAATGGCCAGAGTCGATTTCTTCCTGGAAAAATCCACGGAAGACATCTATGTCAATGAAATCAATACGATACCGGGATTCACATCGATCAGCATGTACCCCAAGCTGTGGCAGGCCAGCGGACTGCCCTACTCTGAGCTGATTGACCGACTAATCCAGTTGGCTCTGGAACGCCATCGTCGACGGCAGTCCAGACGGATTGACGGCGATTGA
- the asnS gene encoding asparagine--tRNA ligase: MAEIAIRDAAHHEGNSATIRGWLYHHRSSGRIIFLVLRDGTGLMQAIILRNAVSPDVFQQAKDLTQESSLEVTGIVRRVPEGKTAPGGVEMEVTDLKTIQRVPAERPFPISPKEHGIEFLLDQRHLWLRSSRQHAILKVRHEVIAATRNFFDQRGFTLVDTPIFTPAACEGTTTLFEVPYFDEKAYLTQSGQLYNEAAAAAFGKVYSFGPTFRAEKSKTRRHLTEFWMVEPEVSHATLEDILALAENLISEILSRVLGNCDSQLATLNRELEPLRRIAPPFPRLTYDEAVSILKSKGSNIEWGSDLGGADETLLARQFDRPVMVHRYPSEAKAFYMEPDPNRPEVALSADVLAPEGYGEIIGGGQRATNLDFLCQRIREHRLPAEAFEWYLDLRRYGNFPHSGFGMGIERVVAWICGLEHVREAIPFPRTIYRLTP; the protein is encoded by the coding sequence ATGGCTGAAATCGCGATTCGGGACGCAGCCCATCACGAGGGAAATTCGGCGACCATCCGAGGATGGCTGTACCACCATCGATCGAGCGGAAGGATCATCTTCCTGGTTCTGCGAGACGGAACCGGGCTGATGCAGGCGATCATCCTCAGGAACGCGGTTTCACCCGATGTATTCCAACAGGCCAAGGATCTGACCCAGGAGTCTTCCCTGGAGGTCACCGGAATCGTCCGAAGAGTCCCTGAAGGCAAGACGGCTCCCGGGGGAGTCGAGATGGAGGTCACGGATTTGAAGACCATCCAGCGGGTTCCGGCGGAGCGGCCCTTTCCCATCAGCCCCAAGGAACATGGCATCGAGTTCTTGCTGGACCAGCGCCACCTGTGGCTCCGGTCATCCCGACAGCACGCCATCCTCAAGGTCCGGCACGAAGTGATTGCAGCCACCCGCAATTTCTTCGATCAGCGCGGGTTTACTCTGGTCGACACCCCGATCTTTACCCCGGCCGCCTGTGAAGGCACCACGACCCTGTTCGAGGTCCCCTATTTCGATGAGAAGGCTTACCTGACCCAATCGGGGCAGCTCTACAACGAGGCGGCGGCAGCGGCTTTCGGTAAAGTCTACTCCTTCGGTCCCACCTTCCGGGCCGAGAAATCGAAGACCCGCCGCCATCTCACCGAATTCTGGATGGTGGAGCCCGAAGTCAGCCATGCCACGCTGGAGGATATCCTGGCTCTGGCTGAAAACCTCATATCGGAGATCCTCAGCCGGGTGCTGGGCAACTGCGACTCCCAACTGGCCACCCTGAACCGGGAATTGGAGCCGCTCCGGAGAATTGCCCCTCCCTTCCCCCGCCTCACCTACGATGAAGCCGTGTCCATCCTGAAATCCAAGGGCTCGAACATCGAGTGGGGCAGCGATCTGGGCGGAGCCGACGAAACCCTTTTGGCGCGGCAGTTTGACCGCCCGGTGATGGTTCACCGCTACCCTTCCGAGGCCAAGGCTTTTTACATGGAGCCTGACCCCAATCGTCCGGAAGTGGCGCTTTCGGCTGATGTCCTGGCTCCGGAAGGCTACGGTGAGATCATCGGTGGAGGACAGAGGGCCACCAACCTGGATTTTCTCTGCCAGCGCATCCGGGAGCATCGCCTGCCGGCCGAGGCCTTCGAGTGGTACCTGGACCTGCGCCGATACGGCAACTTCCCTCACTCGGGCTTCGGCATGGGTATCGAACGGGTGGTGGCCTGGATCTGCGGGCTGGAACACGTCCGCGAGGCGATTCCCTTCCCCCGGACCATTTATCGGCTTACGCCGTAG
- a CDS encoding sugar phosphate isomerase/epimerase codes for MQPGISTYLFIEDRLDLDKLRTLRRQGFQRLEILALRPHFDYRDNQLGREVADWLQDQESFLHSLHLPHCLEYRPGRIQTPLSIAATEPHRRTQAVDEARRALEFAERVPCPLGVIHAGALEDRYRPRHLDAIYQSLEILVPFAGDRGVRLTLENIPNRLSLERMGRFLQEADLTGVGICFDAGHAHLESTPASQITAAGKWILTTHLHDNHGHRDEHLPPFAGTAPWPEILRGLADSGYDGCFLLEFRGGERDFPTALRSARKARDRLEACWEAARKTVEKEE; via the coding sequence ATGCAGCCAGGTATTTCCACTTATCTGTTCATCGAAGATCGACTGGATCTGGACAAGCTGAGGACTCTGCGTCGCCAAGGCTTTCAACGGTTGGAAATCCTGGCCTTGAGGCCTCACTTCGACTATCGAGACAACCAACTCGGGCGCGAGGTGGCCGACTGGCTGCAGGACCAGGAGTCTTTTCTTCACTCTCTGCACCTGCCCCATTGTCTGGAATACCGGCCTGGCAGAATTCAAACCCCGCTTTCCATTGCAGCCACCGAACCTCACCGAAGGACCCAGGCGGTGGACGAGGCCCGTAGAGCGCTGGAATTCGCCGAGAGAGTTCCCTGTCCGCTGGGTGTGATACACGCGGGGGCATTAGAGGATCGATATCGCCCCCGGCACCTGGACGCCATCTACCAGAGTCTGGAGATCCTGGTTCCGTTTGCCGGAGACCGCGGGGTTCGCTTGACACTGGAGAACATTCCCAACAGACTTTCTCTGGAGAGGATGGGCCGGTTCCTGCAGGAAGCGGACCTGACAGGCGTCGGGATCTGCTTCGACGCCGGACACGCGCACTTGGAATCCACGCCGGCAAGCCAGATCACGGCTGCCGGGAAGTGGATCCTCACCACCCATCTCCACGATAACCATGGACACCGGGATGAACACCTGCCCCCGTTTGCCGGAACAGCTCCCTGGCCGGAAATTCTGCGGGGCTTGGCAGACTCCGGCTACGACGGCTGTTTCTTGTTGGAGTTTCGCGGGGGTGAAAGGGACTTCCCAACTGCATTGAGGTCGGCTCGAAAGGCCCGCGACCGCCTGGAAGCCTGTTGGGAGGCGGCGCGGAAAACGGTAGAGAAGGAGGAGTGA
- a CDS encoding RNA chaperone Hfq: MGGRRLEAGSREEDLAALALIDQGYYHHSSWSESGLGLGAREHALNLNKKSRRKNAPGRSRDGISEAILRSHQVEDQTHAETLYLNNLVRDKRRVVVKLLNNEEIEGWIEYYDKRFIRVTRNREANMFIYKHQIKYIRER, translated from the coding sequence ATGGGCGGACGTAGGCTGGAGGCGGGATCGAGAGAAGAGGACCTGGCCGCGCTTGCTCTGATCGACCAGGGATACTATCATCATTCAAGCTGGTCCGAGTCCGGATTGGGGCTCGGTGCCAGGGAGCATGCCTTGAACTTGAACAAGAAGAGCCGTCGCAAGAATGCCCCCGGTAGGTCCCGAGACGGGATCTCGGAGGCGATTCTTCGATCCCACCAGGTGGAAGACCAGACCCACGCCGAAACCCTCTACCTGAACAATCTGGTTCGCGACAAGAGGCGTGTCGTGGTGAAGCTGCTCAATAACGAAGAAATTGAGGGGTGGATTGAGTACTACGACAAGCGCTTTATCCGGGTGACCCGCAATCGCGAAGCCAACATGTTCATCTACAAGCACCAGATCAAGTATATCCGGGAACGCTGA
- a CDS encoding VOC family protein, whose translation MRIHLASVLVDDQQKALRFYTETLGFQLKHNIPLGEHAWITVVSEEAPEGTQLVLEPDVHPAVRPFKRALVEDGIPWTSFAVDDVEAEHERLLGRGVRFVQPPTDLGTVIAAVFDDSCGNLIQIVEEKPQP comes from the coding sequence ATGAGAATTCACCTGGCCAGCGTGCTGGTAGACGACCAACAGAAGGCACTTCGCTTCTACACGGAAACACTTGGCTTCCAGCTGAAGCACAACATCCCCCTGGGAGAGCATGCCTGGATCACGGTGGTATCCGAGGAAGCTCCAGAGGGGACGCAGTTGGTGCTCGAGCCCGATGTCCATCCCGCGGTGCGTCCGTTCAAGAGAGCGCTCGTGGAGGACGGTATCCCCTGGACCTCCTTCGCGGTCGACGACGTCGAAGCCGAACACGAGCGTCTCCTGGGAAGAGGGGTTCGATTCGTACAGCCGCCAACGGACCTCGGGACTGTCATTGCCGCGGTATTCGACGATTCGTGCGGCAACTTGATCCAGATCGTAGAGGAGAAGCCTCAACCGTGA
- a CDS encoding helix-turn-helix domain-containing protein, translating into MDVYRAIADSTRRAILDELVDRSGQSLFELCARLTMKHGINSSRQAITQHLDVLEAAGLIRTRREGRSKLHWFEGGPLKAIAQRWPISMDERTFER; encoded by the coding sequence GTGGACGTGTATCGCGCCATCGCTGACTCAACCCGGCGAGCCATCCTGGATGAACTCGTCGATCGATCAGGTCAGTCGCTCTTCGAACTCTGCGCACGCCTGACCATGAAGCACGGCATCAACTCCTCGCGGCAGGCGATCACGCAACACCTGGACGTCTTGGAGGCCGCCGGGCTGATTCGCACGAGGCGGGAGGGGAGGTCAAAGCTCCATTGGTTCGAGGGCGGCCCGCTGAAGGCCATCGCGCAGCGTTGGCCGATCTCGATGGATGAAAGGACATTTGAGAGATGA
- a CDS encoding DUF933 domain-containing protein yields the protein MKAGIIGFPSAGKSTLFKILTKADIGPAAQSRKRGGSAVGVATVPDSRLDRLSALFRPRKTTPAVIEFLDVPSFNRGAAAPEIRLGDFRNLDVLVHVVRAFDQDPLPQGEVPGLPEGNITELDLELILGDLTVIERRLERLQKDLKKMKNPDLIGEDALLRKCRQWLEQEKPLRSLRLSGEEKKRLRGFSFLSEKPVLHVLNLPDSAAAQIPHLAEFYRLKTLAGQANVDMTAVCGKLEAELAELADEEVEVFLADYGLAEPGLVRLIRTTYRLLGLISFFTVSEEECRAWTIPGGTPALKAAGAVHSDMERCFIRAEVIPWDVLLEVESLSAARQRGLLRLEGKEYPVQDGETIYFRHSA from the coding sequence GTGAAAGCCGGAATTATCGGGTTCCCTTCGGCGGGCAAGTCCACCCTCTTCAAGATCCTGACCAAGGCAGACATCGGTCCCGCGGCTCAATCCCGCAAGCGCGGAGGCTCGGCGGTTGGCGTGGCTACCGTCCCCGATTCACGCCTCGACCGGCTGTCGGCTCTTTTCCGGCCAAGAAAAACCACCCCGGCGGTGATTGAATTCCTGGACGTCCCTTCCTTTAACAGAGGCGCTGCCGCTCCGGAGATCCGGTTGGGAGACTTCCGCAACCTGGATGTACTGGTGCACGTGGTTCGAGCCTTCGACCAGGACCCGTTGCCTCAGGGCGAGGTCCCTGGTCTTCCGGAAGGGAACATCACCGAACTGGATCTGGAACTCATCCTGGGCGACCTGACCGTGATTGAAAGGCGGCTGGAACGCCTGCAAAAGGATCTCAAGAAAATGAAGAATCCGGATTTGATCGGGGAAGATGCGCTGCTTCGAAAATGCCGGCAGTGGCTGGAACAGGAAAAGCCCCTTCGGTCTCTCAGGCTGAGTGGGGAGGAGAAAAAGCGCCTTCGGGGGTTCTCCTTCCTGTCGGAGAAACCGGTGCTTCACGTTCTCAACCTCCCGGACAGTGCCGCCGCCCAAATCCCGCACCTGGCCGAGTTCTACCGGCTCAAGACCCTGGCGGGCCAGGCGAATGTCGACATGACAGCCGTCTGCGGCAAACTGGAGGCGGAGTTGGCGGAGTTGGCCGACGAGGAGGTGGAGGTCTTTCTGGCCGACTACGGGCTCGCCGAGCCGGGTCTGGTACGGTTGATTCGGACCACCTATCGACTGCTTGGACTGATTTCCTTTTTCACCGTGTCGGAGGAGGAATGCCGTGCCTGGACTATCCCCGGGGGAACACCGGCTCTCAAGGCGGCCGGCGCTGTCCACTCCGACATGGAAAGGTGCTTTATCCGGGCTGAAGTGATTCCCTGGGATGTGCTGCTGGAGGTCGAATCCCTTTCCGCCGCCCGACAACGAGGACTACTCCGACTGGAGGGCAAGGAGTATCCGGTTCAGGACGGCGAGACGATTTATTTTCGGCACAGCGCTTGA
- a CDS encoding division/cell wall cluster transcriptional repressor MraZ: MLQLRGSQTTKLDGKGRIKLPMGFRSEIEREHGNEFYVTSLKGDCIRLYPFDVWDELEKHIANLGAKKPVVKKFLRATSYYGQKAVMDSQGRLLLPLGLRESARLENEVRVVGSMDYLEIWRDDTLKSAVESNPWNDSDDEELSELGIAG; encoded by the coding sequence ATGTTGCAACTCAGGGGAAGCCAAACCACCAAGCTGGATGGGAAGGGCCGCATCAAGCTACCCATGGGTTTTCGCTCCGAGATCGAGCGGGAACATGGAAACGAGTTCTATGTCACCAGCCTCAAGGGAGACTGCATCCGGCTCTATCCCTTTGACGTATGGGACGAACTGGAAAAGCACATTGCAAATCTCGGCGCGAAGAAGCCGGTTGTCAAGAAATTCTTGCGCGCGACCAGCTACTACGGCCAAAAGGCCGTGATGGACAGCCAGGGTCGATTGCTGCTTCCTCTGGGACTGCGGGAGTCGGCCCGGTTGGAAAATGAAGTCAGGGTCGTGGGCTCCATGGATTATCTGGAAATCTGGCGAGACGACACCCTGAAGAGTGCTGTCGAGAGCAATCCGTGGAACGACAGCGACGACGAGGAACTCTCTGAATTGGGGATCGCGGGATGA
- the rsmH gene encoding 16S rRNA (cytosine(1402)-N(4))-methyltransferase RsmH, translating into MVSTSRVKTGAGEVGDTHKPVMLSQVIEHLRPQSRGVYIDATLGLGGHARAILEESSPEGKLLGIDRDRQSLDKAARRLTGYAGRVEFHHGNFAEVEDIARHRRFGTCDGILADLGLSSFQLETAERGFSFQRSGPLDMRMDTTSSLTAAEVVNRFPEPKLAGLIYSYGEEPGSRRIARAIVRARPLHDTQSLAEVVSRAVRSRRRAKIHPATRTFQALRIFVNDELEALRQFVASAIGLLKEGGRLAIISFHSLEDRIVKGSLGSMARGCICPPEVPVCVCSRKKLLKLVCRKPVSPTEGEKIRNPRSRSAKLRVAERL; encoded by the coding sequence ATGGTTTCGACGTCACGAGTCAAGACTGGCGCCGGAGAGGTGGGTGACACTCACAAGCCGGTAATGCTCTCCCAAGTCATCGAGCATCTGCGGCCTCAATCGAGAGGCGTCTATATCGACGCCACTCTTGGGCTGGGGGGACATGCCCGGGCCATTCTGGAGGAGTCCTCGCCCGAAGGGAAACTCCTTGGGATCGATCGCGACCGGCAGAGCCTGGACAAGGCTGCCCGGAGGCTGACTGGATACGCGGGACGTGTTGAGTTCCACCACGGGAATTTTGCCGAGGTGGAGGACATCGCCCGCCACAGGCGATTCGGAACCTGTGACGGAATCCTGGCCGACCTGGGCCTTTCGTCCTTCCAATTGGAAACGGCGGAACGTGGCTTCAGCTTTCAAAGATCCGGACCACTGGACATGAGAATGGACACCACCTCCTCACTGACGGCTGCCGAGGTGGTCAACCGCTTTCCGGAACCCAAGCTGGCAGGGCTGATTTACAGCTACGGGGAGGAGCCGGGTTCTCGCCGAATCGCCCGGGCTATCGTGCGAGCCAGACCCCTGCACGACACCCAGAGTCTGGCGGAGGTGGTTTCGCGGGCGGTGCGATCCAGACGCCGGGCGAAAATTCATCCGGCCACGCGAACCTTCCAGGCACTCAGAATTTTTGTCAATGACGAATTGGAGGCGCTACGGCAATTCGTCGCCAGTGCGATCGGGTTGCTGAAGGAAGGGGGGCGGCTGGCAATCATCAGCTTCCATTCTCTGGAGGACCGGATCGTGAAAGGCTCCCTGGGCTCCATGGCTCGGGGGTGTATCTGTCCTCCCGAGGTGCCGGTTTGTGTCTGTAGTCGGAAAAAGTTGCTGAAGCTGGTTTGCCGCAAGCCCGTTTCTCCAACCGAGGGGGAAAAAATCAGAAATCCCCGGTCACGAAGCGCCAAGCTGAGGGTGGCCGAACGGTTGTGA